A region of Poecile atricapillus isolate bPoeAtr1 chromosome 24, bPoeAtr1.hap1, whole genome shotgun sequence DNA encodes the following proteins:
- the LOC131587924 gene encoding NF-kappa-B inhibitor delta-like isoform X2, whose translation MRPQRGPPRSAPPQTVKQLLKELRQQKSREGARSPVLALPSPRPSDGAPWPGTPAVTPSLCGVPRVPPHGSPGGAHGGSASGLRDFQAVAIPGPAWPHLPAPWGEFGAPQLGGENPDLYPVPQELAAARAAMGGRDPRELLRQDEEGDTLLHVLCAGGLWALARAAAEALRDLGGLEVREHLGKTPLLVAAAAAAPEIVRDLLVLGANPDAADHGGRTALHLAAAYGHPEILQAMMSSGVPVNVEARNFEGQTPLHCAVLAHNASLQGGYTPAGSSGDGSPTPQDRFRCVELLLQMGADSSSQDTKSSLTALHLAVRGGNLALAHLLLRQPGMAPRLVNMKAHGNTPLHMAAALPGTPSQEPLVRLLLAWGADPSARNLEHDLPQGLLPPGSPGDQLRLLLRSRRGSHRTPHTAK comes from the exons ATGCGGCCCCAGAGAG gtcccccccgctccgctccgccccAGACGGtgaagcagctgctgaaggagctACGGCAGCagaagagcagggaaggggcGAGATCCCCG gTTTTGGCTCTGCCCTCCCCGCGCCCCTCGGATG GTGCCCCCTGGCCCGGCACCCCCGCAGTGACCCCCAGCCTCTGCGGGGTCCCACGCGTGCCGCCCCACGGCAGCCCGGGGGGAGCCCATGGGGGAAGCGCCTCTGGTCTGAGGGACTTCCAG GCTGTTGCCatccctggccctgcctggccccatctcccagcaccgtggggagaatttggggccCCTCAGCTGGGAGGAGAGAACCCAGACCTGTACCCTGTACCCCAGGAACTGGCAGCTGCCCGCGCTGCAATGGGGGGCCGAGATCCCCGGGAGCTGCTGCGGCAGGACGAGGAGGGGGACAC gctgctgcacgTGCTCTGTGCCGGGGGGCTGTGGGCACTCGCCCGGGCTGCAGCCGAGGCTCTGCGAGACCTGGGCGGACTCGAGGTGCGGGAACACCTGGGCAAG ACTCcactgctggtggcagcagcagcagcagccccagagatCGTGCGGGACCTGCTTGTCCTGGGGGCCAATCCTGATGCTGCTGACCACGGGGGCCGTACAGCCCTGCACCTGGCTGCAGCCTATGGGCACCCTGAAATCCTCCAG GCCATGATGTCCTCAGGAGTTCCTGTCAACGTGGAGGCCAGAAATTTTGAGG GCCAGACCCCTCTGCACTGCGCTGTCCTGGCCCACAACGCCTCGCTGCAGGGAGGGTACACACCTGCAGGGAGCTCTGGAGATGGATCCCCCACTCCCCAGGACCGATTCCGCTGTGTTGAGCTGCTACTGCAGATGGGGGcggacagcagcagccag GACACCAAAAGCAGCCTGACAGCGCTGCACCTGGCCGTGCGGGGAGGCAACCTTGCCCTGGCCCACCTACTGCTGCGTCAGCCTGGCATGGCCCCCCGCCTTGTCAACATGAAG GCCCACGGGAACACCCCCCTGCAcatggcagcagcactgcctggcaCCCCCAGCCAGGAGCCCCTTGTGAGGCTGCTCCTGGCCTGGGGTGCTGATCCCAGCGCCCGCAACCTGGAGCACGACCTGCCCCAGGGCCTGCTGCCCCCCGGGTCCCCTGGAgaccag CTCCGCCTCCTCTTGAGGAGCCGCCGGGGGTCTCATCGCACCCCCCACACCGCCAAGTGA
- the LOC131587924 gene encoding NF-kappa-B inhibitor delta-like isoform X3 encodes MRRGDLGDAWVSGWVLGVFRVPRHPGDPRTPPRTPPGPPRSAPPQTVKQLLKELRQQKSREGARSPVLALPSPRPSDGAPWPGTPAVTPSLCGVPRVPPHGSPGGAHGGSASGLRDFQELAAARAAMGGRDPRELLRQDEEGDTLLHVLCAGGLWALARAAAEALRDLGGLEVREHLGKTPLLVAAAAAAPEIVRDLLVLGANPDAADHGGRTALHLAAAYGHPEILQAMMSSGVPVNVEARNFEGQTPLHCAVLAHNASLQGGYTPAGSSGDGSPTPQDRFRCVELLLQMGADSSSQDTKSSLTALHLAVRGGNLALAHLLLRQPGMAPRLVNMKAHGNTPLHMAAALPGTPSQEPLVRLLLAWGADPSARNLEHDLPQGLLPPGSPGDQLRLLLRSRRGSHRTPHTAK; translated from the exons ATGAGACGCGGAGACCTGGGGGACGCCTGGGTGTCTGGCTGGGTTCTTGGAGTTTTCAGGGTTCCCCGGCATCCCGGTGACCCCCGAACCCCCCCTCGCacacccccaggtcccccccgctccgctccgccccAGACGGtgaagcagctgctgaaggagctACGGCAGCagaagagcagggaaggggcGAGATCCCCG gTTTTGGCTCTGCCCTCCCCGCGCCCCTCGGATG GTGCCCCCTGGCCCGGCACCCCCGCAGTGACCCCCAGCCTCTGCGGGGTCCCACGCGTGCCGCCCCACGGCAGCCCGGGGGGAGCCCATGGGGGAAGCGCCTCTGGTCTGAGGGACTTCCAG GAACTGGCAGCTGCCCGCGCTGCAATGGGGGGCCGAGATCCCCGGGAGCTGCTGCGGCAGGACGAGGAGGGGGACAC gctgctgcacgTGCTCTGTGCCGGGGGGCTGTGGGCACTCGCCCGGGCTGCAGCCGAGGCTCTGCGAGACCTGGGCGGACTCGAGGTGCGGGAACACCTGGGCAAG ACTCcactgctggtggcagcagcagcagcagccccagagatCGTGCGGGACCTGCTTGTCCTGGGGGCCAATCCTGATGCTGCTGACCACGGGGGCCGTACAGCCCTGCACCTGGCTGCAGCCTATGGGCACCCTGAAATCCTCCAG GCCATGATGTCCTCAGGAGTTCCTGTCAACGTGGAGGCCAGAAATTTTGAGG GCCAGACCCCTCTGCACTGCGCTGTCCTGGCCCACAACGCCTCGCTGCAGGGAGGGTACACACCTGCAGGGAGCTCTGGAGATGGATCCCCCACTCCCCAGGACCGATTCCGCTGTGTTGAGCTGCTACTGCAGATGGGGGcggacagcagcagccag GACACCAAAAGCAGCCTGACAGCGCTGCACCTGGCCGTGCGGGGAGGCAACCTTGCCCTGGCCCACCTACTGCTGCGTCAGCCTGGCATGGCCCCCCGCCTTGTCAACATGAAG GCCCACGGGAACACCCCCCTGCAcatggcagcagcactgcctggcaCCCCCAGCCAGGAGCCCCTTGTGAGGCTGCTCCTGGCCTGGGGTGCTGATCCCAGCGCCCGCAACCTGGAGCACGACCTGCCCCAGGGCCTGCTGCCCCCCGGGTCCCCTGGAgaccag CTCCGCCTCCTCTTGAGGAGCCGCCGGGGGTCTCATCGCACCCCCCACACCGCCAAGTGA
- the LOC131587924 gene encoding NF-kappa-B inhibitor delta-like isoform X1 — protein MRRGDLGDAWVSGWVLGVFRVPRHPGDPRTPPRTPPGPPRSAPPQTVKQLLKELRQQKSREGARSPVLALPSPRPSDGAPWPGTPAVTPSLCGVPRVPPHGSPGGAHGGSASGLRDFQAVAIPGPAWPHLPAPWGEFGAPQLGGENPDLYPVPQELAAARAAMGGRDPRELLRQDEEGDTLLHVLCAGGLWALARAAAEALRDLGGLEVREHLGKTPLLVAAAAAAPEIVRDLLVLGANPDAADHGGRTALHLAAAYGHPEILQAMMSSGVPVNVEARNFEGQTPLHCAVLAHNASLQGGYTPAGSSGDGSPTPQDRFRCVELLLQMGADSSSQDTKSSLTALHLAVRGGNLALAHLLLRQPGMAPRLVNMKAHGNTPLHMAAALPGTPSQEPLVRLLLAWGADPSARNLEHDLPQGLLPPGSPGDQLRLLLRSRRGSHRTPHTAK, from the exons ATGAGACGCGGAGACCTGGGGGACGCCTGGGTGTCTGGCTGGGTTCTTGGAGTTTTCAGGGTTCCCCGGCATCCCGGTGACCCCCGAACCCCCCCTCGCacacccccaggtcccccccgctccgctccgccccAGACGGtgaagcagctgctgaaggagctACGGCAGCagaagagcagggaaggggcGAGATCCCCG gTTTTGGCTCTGCCCTCCCCGCGCCCCTCGGATG GTGCCCCCTGGCCCGGCACCCCCGCAGTGACCCCCAGCCTCTGCGGGGTCCCACGCGTGCCGCCCCACGGCAGCCCGGGGGGAGCCCATGGGGGAAGCGCCTCTGGTCTGAGGGACTTCCAG GCTGTTGCCatccctggccctgcctggccccatctcccagcaccgtggggagaatttggggccCCTCAGCTGGGAGGAGAGAACCCAGACCTGTACCCTGTACCCCAGGAACTGGCAGCTGCCCGCGCTGCAATGGGGGGCCGAGATCCCCGGGAGCTGCTGCGGCAGGACGAGGAGGGGGACAC gctgctgcacgTGCTCTGTGCCGGGGGGCTGTGGGCACTCGCCCGGGCTGCAGCCGAGGCTCTGCGAGACCTGGGCGGACTCGAGGTGCGGGAACACCTGGGCAAG ACTCcactgctggtggcagcagcagcagcagccccagagatCGTGCGGGACCTGCTTGTCCTGGGGGCCAATCCTGATGCTGCTGACCACGGGGGCCGTACAGCCCTGCACCTGGCTGCAGCCTATGGGCACCCTGAAATCCTCCAG GCCATGATGTCCTCAGGAGTTCCTGTCAACGTGGAGGCCAGAAATTTTGAGG GCCAGACCCCTCTGCACTGCGCTGTCCTGGCCCACAACGCCTCGCTGCAGGGAGGGTACACACCTGCAGGGAGCTCTGGAGATGGATCCCCCACTCCCCAGGACCGATTCCGCTGTGTTGAGCTGCTACTGCAGATGGGGGcggacagcagcagccag GACACCAAAAGCAGCCTGACAGCGCTGCACCTGGCCGTGCGGGGAGGCAACCTTGCCCTGGCCCACCTACTGCTGCGTCAGCCTGGCATGGCCCCCCGCCTTGTCAACATGAAG GCCCACGGGAACACCCCCCTGCAcatggcagcagcactgcctggcaCCCCCAGCCAGGAGCCCCTTGTGAGGCTGCTCCTGGCCTGGGGTGCTGATCCCAGCGCCCGCAACCTGGAGCACGACCTGCCCCAGGGCCTGCTGCCCCCCGGGTCCCCTGGAgaccag CTCCGCCTCCTCTTGAGGAGCCGCCGGGGGTCTCATCGCACCCCCCACACCGCCAAGTGA
- the LOC131587924 gene encoding NF-kappa-B inhibitor delta-like isoform X4 encodes MGGRDPRELLRQDEEGDTLLHVLCAGGLWALARAAAEALRDLGGLEVREHLGKTPLLVAAAAAAPEIVRDLLVLGANPDAADHGGRTALHLAAAYGHPEILQAMMSSGVPVNVEARNFEGQTPLHCAVLAHNASLQGGYTPAGSSGDGSPTPQDRFRCVELLLQMGADSSSQDTKSSLTALHLAVRGGNLALAHLLLRQPGMAPRLVNMKAHGNTPLHMAAALPGTPSQEPLVRLLLAWGADPSARNLEHDLPQGLLPPGSPGDQLRLLLRSRRGSHRTPHTAK; translated from the exons ATGGGGGGCCGAGATCCCCGGGAGCTGCTGCGGCAGGACGAGGAGGGGGACAC gctgctgcacgTGCTCTGTGCCGGGGGGCTGTGGGCACTCGCCCGGGCTGCAGCCGAGGCTCTGCGAGACCTGGGCGGACTCGAGGTGCGGGAACACCTGGGCAAG ACTCcactgctggtggcagcagcagcagcagccccagagatCGTGCGGGACCTGCTTGTCCTGGGGGCCAATCCTGATGCTGCTGACCACGGGGGCCGTACAGCCCTGCACCTGGCTGCAGCCTATGGGCACCCTGAAATCCTCCAG GCCATGATGTCCTCAGGAGTTCCTGTCAACGTGGAGGCCAGAAATTTTGAGG GCCAGACCCCTCTGCACTGCGCTGTCCTGGCCCACAACGCCTCGCTGCAGGGAGGGTACACACCTGCAGGGAGCTCTGGAGATGGATCCCCCACTCCCCAGGACCGATTCCGCTGTGTTGAGCTGCTACTGCAGATGGGGGcggacagcagcagccag GACACCAAAAGCAGCCTGACAGCGCTGCACCTGGCCGTGCGGGGAGGCAACCTTGCCCTGGCCCACCTACTGCTGCGTCAGCCTGGCATGGCCCCCCGCCTTGTCAACATGAAG GCCCACGGGAACACCCCCCTGCAcatggcagcagcactgcctggcaCCCCCAGCCAGGAGCCCCTTGTGAGGCTGCTCCTGGCCTGGGGTGCTGATCCCAGCGCCCGCAACCTGGAGCACGACCTGCCCCAGGGCCTGCTGCCCCCCGGGTCCCCTGGAgaccag CTCCGCCTCCTCTTGAGGAGCCGCCGGGGGTCTCATCGCACCCCCCACACCGCCAAGTGA